Proteins encoded within one genomic window of Hahella chejuensis KCTC 2396:
- a CDS encoding DUF1365 domain-containing protein has translation MALRHSAICEGKVRHRRYAPASHCFDYRISMTWLDLDELDEINALPLWSSRRFNLMQFRRSDYLRPEVPDLRQAVYERLQEGGVTPQPGSVRLLTHLRSWGFCFNPVSFYFCFNLQDELYAIVAEINNTPWNERHSYVLPVTPQRLQGQALTFSFDKAFHVSPFMPMALQYEWRFRLDEKRVWTHMRLLERGAVVFDASLGLVKKPLTAASAWRAPLKFPFMCMAVAIAIYRQAFSLWRKGVPFYPHPNKKSRRERKQMEQETV, from the coding sequence ATGGCGTTGCGGCATAGCGCAATCTGCGAAGGTAAAGTGCGACATCGCCGCTATGCACCGGCGTCGCATTGTTTTGATTACCGAATCAGCATGACCTGGCTGGATCTGGATGAGTTGGATGAAATCAACGCATTGCCGCTCTGGTCCAGCCGTCGATTTAACCTGATGCAATTCCGGCGCTCGGATTATCTTCGCCCAGAGGTTCCGGATTTACGGCAGGCGGTATACGAGCGGTTGCAGGAAGGCGGCGTCACGCCGCAACCAGGCTCCGTTCGCTTGCTTACCCATCTGCGTTCCTGGGGCTTTTGTTTCAACCCCGTGTCGTTCTACTTCTGTTTTAACCTCCAGGATGAGTTGTACGCAATCGTCGCGGAGATTAACAACACGCCCTGGAACGAACGTCATTCCTACGTGTTGCCAGTGACGCCGCAACGGTTGCAGGGACAGGCGCTGACGTTCAGCTTTGATAAGGCGTTTCATGTGTCGCCGTTTATGCCGATGGCGTTGCAATACGAATGGCGATTCCGTCTCGACGAGAAACGGGTGTGGACGCACATGCGGTTATTGGAGCGCGGCGCAGTGGTGTTTGACGCCAGTCTGGGTCTGGTCAAGAAACCTCTGACCGCCGCCAGCGCATGGCGTGCGCCGCTTAAATTTCCCTTTATGTGCATGGCCGTGGCGATAGCGATATATCGGCAGGCGTTCTCGCTTTGGCGTAAAGGCGTTCCTTTCTATCCCCATCCCAATAAAAAGTCACGAAGGGAGAGGAAGCAGATGGAGCAGGAGACAGTTTAA
- a CDS encoding SAM-dependent methyltransferase has translation MSMIELAEKGWLPDALIRFGIRRLCRERLTQERKRGGGELERIARYLDGPIAIETRAANEQHYEVPAEFYRLVLGPRLKYSACWWGKEVSDLAAAEEAMLAIYAERAQLADGQRILDLGCGWGSLSLWLAETFPKAEITGVSNSSSQRSYIEEQAALRGLSNLKILTCDVNVFCPTTTFDRIVSVEMLEHVRNYQALFERIGQWLTPAGLFFAHIFCHRKLLYPFETEGASNWMGRYFFTGGLMPAAGTFGHFQQNLRLMQQWMLDGRHYGATAEAWLSNLDANEAAVRRIFAEAYGEDSAELWTQRWRMFFMACAELFNYRSGAEWQVGHYLFMKQ, from the coding sequence ATGAGCATGATTGAACTGGCGGAAAAAGGCTGGTTGCCTGACGCCCTGATTCGCTTTGGCATTCGTCGCCTGTGTCGCGAGCGTCTGACGCAGGAGCGCAAGCGTGGCGGCGGCGAGCTTGAGAGAATCGCCCGCTACCTCGACGGTCCCATCGCCATTGAGACACGGGCGGCGAACGAGCAGCATTATGAGGTTCCCGCTGAGTTTTATCGCCTGGTCTTAGGGCCGCGCTTGAAGTACAGCGCCTGCTGGTGGGGGAAAGAGGTAAGCGATCTTGCCGCAGCGGAGGAAGCAATGCTGGCTATATACGCAGAGCGGGCTCAGCTGGCCGATGGACAACGGATACTTGATCTGGGGTGCGGTTGGGGATCTCTGAGTCTATGGCTGGCGGAGACCTTCCCCAAGGCGGAGATTACTGGCGTGTCCAATTCCTCATCGCAGCGTAGTTACATTGAGGAGCAGGCGGCGCTGCGCGGTCTGAGCAATCTTAAAATTCTGACATGCGATGTGAATGTGTTTTGCCCCACTACAACATTCGATCGCATTGTTTCGGTCGAAATGCTGGAGCATGTGCGTAACTATCAGGCCTTATTTGAGCGTATCGGACAGTGGCTGACGCCAGCGGGTTTGTTTTTCGCTCACATATTCTGTCATCGCAAACTGCTCTATCCCTTTGAAACGGAAGGCGCCAGTAACTGGATGGGCAGATATTTCTTTACGGGAGGGCTGATGCCGGCGGCGGGCACATTTGGCCATTTCCAGCAGAATCTGCGCCTGATGCAGCAATGGATGCTGGACGGTCGCCACTATGGCGCGACGGCGGAAGCCTGGCTAAGCAACCTGGACGCCAATGAGGCTGCAGTAAGACGAATCTTTGCTGAGGCCTACGGAGAGGACAGCGCCGAGCTTTGGACACAACGCTGGCGTATGTTTTTCATGGCCTGTGCGGAGCTGTTTAACTACCGCTCTGGCGCAGAATGGCAGGTAGGGCACTATCTATTTATGAAGCAATAG
- a CDS encoding DUF4382 domain-containing protein, whose protein sequence is MLKLVLKFLFLVGALGLFGCGQDESAADKAPFSLEITDAPVDGATKVVIEFTGVEIQSQSNGRSVYEYAEPRSIDLLSESLAGNRISLLQGELGIGAYSWLRLMVNARLDGVFDSYIELADGSRYELAISEENLDGLKIDREFMVRAGQPKGFLIDLDLRRSIIENNRQFKLKPVLKTVDLSSVRSLTVNVAPELLAANCDNSGQYAGAIYMFAGAHAVLDDIDGDDKDPVATAVLSSTANPENGMYRAVIWNPDNGAYRLAYSCNPKDNPELNDQGFSFAEQTVTVVVVNDDGDKTAILDASATPL, encoded by the coding sequence ATGTTGAAACTCGTGCTTAAATTTTTGTTTCTTGTCGGCGCGCTAGGCCTGTTCGGTTGTGGGCAGGATGAAAGCGCTGCGGACAAGGCTCCGTTCTCTCTCGAAATCACCGATGCGCCGGTGGATGGAGCGACCAAGGTGGTCATTGAATTCACCGGAGTAGAGATCCAGTCTCAATCAAACGGTCGTTCCGTTTACGAGTATGCAGAGCCGCGCAGTATAGATTTGTTGTCAGAATCCCTGGCTGGAAATCGCATTTCCCTGTTGCAGGGCGAGCTTGGCATTGGCGCATATTCATGGCTGAGACTGATGGTGAATGCTCGTCTGGATGGTGTTTTCGACTCCTACATTGAGTTAGCGGATGGTTCTCGCTATGAGCTGGCCATTTCCGAAGAAAATCTGGATGGGCTAAAAATTGATCGGGAGTTCATGGTCCGCGCCGGACAGCCAAAAGGTTTTCTTATCGACCTGGATTTGAGACGCTCCATCATTGAGAACAACCGCCAATTCAAGTTGAAGCCGGTATTGAAAACGGTGGATCTGAGCAGCGTGCGCTCCTTAACCGTCAATGTTGCGCCTGAATTGCTGGCGGCTAACTGTGACAATTCCGGCCAGTATGCTGGCGCGATATATATGTTCGCTGGCGCGCACGCAGTTTTGGATGATATCGACGGTGACGATAAAGACCCGGTGGCGACTGCCGTGCTGTCCAGTACAGCGAACCCGGAAAATGGCATGTACAGGGCGGTTATCTGGAATCCGGACAACGGGGCTTACCGCTTGGCGTATAGCTGTAATCCCAAAGACAATCCAGAGCTGAATGACCAGGGTTTTTCCTTCGCTGAACAAACGGTCACAGTGGTTGTCGTTAATGATGACGGCGATAAGACCGCAATTCTGGACGCTTCCGCAACGCCGCTTTGA
- a CDS encoding SAM-dependent methyltransferase: MWASAISKPLLLPERFWKQALYRLCSGIQGGELELRGDGESRVFGAPGRDALRARIDVANPDFYRIALTGGVNGLSEAWMAGAWTSPDLTALVRLLLRNRARLEQLESGMARLPGALSKLWHSFNRNTLQGSRKNIAAHYDLGNDFFHLFLDESMMYSSAVYVTGEESLEQASKAKLERICRKLALTPNDHLLEIGSGWGGMALYAAREYGCKVTTATISIEQHTAVVEQVRQAGLQDRVTVLLQDYRKLEGRYDKVVSIEMVEAVGHQFLDGYFRQISGLLKDDGLGLIQAITIDDNRYEKALRHVDFIKRYIFPGSFIPCVSVLTQSAANAGLRLFNLEDIGESYALTLQEWRSRFLKSLPQVRAQGFDERFIRMWEFYLCYCEGGFRERAISNVQMLFAKPDSRRGQWL; this comes from the coding sequence ATGTGGGCGAGTGCAATCAGCAAACCCTTATTGTTGCCCGAACGTTTTTGGAAACAAGCTTTATACCGTTTGTGCTCGGGTATACAAGGCGGAGAACTGGAGCTGCGCGGCGACGGAGAAAGTCGCGTTTTCGGCGCGCCGGGACGGGACGCTTTGCGGGCCAGGATCGACGTCGCAAACCCTGACTTTTATCGCATCGCGTTGACAGGTGGCGTCAACGGGTTGTCAGAAGCCTGGATGGCGGGCGCCTGGACGTCGCCGGACCTGACTGCGCTGGTGCGCTTGTTGTTGCGCAATCGCGCGCGACTGGAGCAGTTGGAATCCGGCATGGCGCGCCTGCCGGGGGCACTGAGTAAGCTTTGGCACAGCTTCAACCGCAATACGCTGCAGGGCTCCCGCAAAAACATTGCGGCGCACTATGACCTCGGTAATGATTTCTTCCACCTGTTTCTGGATGAAAGCATGATGTATTCCTCTGCGGTATACGTCACCGGCGAGGAATCCCTAGAACAGGCCTCGAAAGCCAAATTGGAGCGAATTTGCCGCAAGCTGGCGTTAACGCCTAACGATCACCTGCTTGAAATTGGTTCAGGTTGGGGAGGCATGGCCTTGTACGCCGCCCGGGAATATGGCTGCAAGGTCACCACGGCGACCATTTCCATTGAGCAGCACACAGCCGTAGTTGAGCAGGTTCGGCAGGCGGGGCTGCAAGATCGGGTGACCGTGCTGTTGCAGGACTATCGCAAACTGGAAGGCCGCTATGACAAGGTGGTCTCCATTGAAATGGTGGAGGCGGTGGGGCATCAGTTTCTGGATGGCTACTTCCGTCAAATCAGCGGCCTGTTGAAGGACGATGGTCTGGGGCTGATTCAAGCGATCACCATTGATGACAATCGTTATGAGAAAGCGCTGCGACACGTGGACTTCATCAAGCGCTATATCTTCCCCGGCAGCTTTATCCCCTGTGTGTCGGTGCTGACGCAGAGCGCCGCCAATGCCGGTTTGCGCCTGTTTAATCTGGAGGATATCGGCGAAAGCTACGCCCTCACTTTGCAGGAATGGCGCAGTCGCTTTCTAAAAAGTCTGCCGCAAGTACGCGCGCAGGGATTTGACGAGCGTTTCATTCGCATGTGGGAGTTTTACCTTTGCTATTGCGAAGGCGGCTTCCGCGAGCGGGCAATCTCCAATGTGCAGATGCTGTTCGCCAAACCGGATAGTCGGCGCGGGCAATGGCTGTGA
- a CDS encoding DUF1295 domain-containing protein encodes MAVNLMLLWWSPACLAAVFLLGYLVQTRSRNAGWVDVWWAAGVGVTGALYALVGTGELALRLTVAVIYLVWFGRLAWHLANRISHTEEDGRYAALRAWAGDRWRSVFLGLYMMQASWVWIFTLPAWVLSQAQTPPAPLYAAALALVVAAWMGEALADRQLATFKADSQNQGKTCRQGLWRYSRHPNYFFEWLHWFAYPLLGAASAWNLWLWLAPALMFVFLYFITGIPFTERQALRSRGEDYRDYQRRTPMFIPWRPKS; translated from the coding sequence ATGGCTGTGAATCTAATGCTGCTGTGGTGGTCGCCGGCCTGTCTGGCGGCCGTCTTCCTGTTGGGATACCTGGTGCAGACTCGCAGTCGGAATGCGGGATGGGTCGATGTCTGGTGGGCGGCGGGCGTTGGCGTCACTGGGGCTTTATACGCGTTAGTGGGAACGGGCGAACTGGCGTTACGTCTGACCGTGGCGGTGATCTATCTGGTCTGGTTTGGACGTCTGGCGTGGCATTTGGCGAACCGAATTTCCCACACGGAGGAGGACGGTCGATACGCTGCTCTGCGTGCATGGGCGGGAGATCGCTGGCGCAGCGTATTTCTCGGGCTGTATATGATGCAGGCCTCCTGGGTGTGGATTTTCACTTTGCCCGCCTGGGTGCTTAGTCAGGCGCAGACGCCGCCTGCGCCTCTATATGCGGCTGCGCTGGCGCTGGTAGTCGCCGCCTGGATGGGCGAAGCGCTGGCGGACCGGCAGTTGGCGACGTTTAAAGCCGATTCGCAAAACCAGGGTAAAACCTGCCGACAAGGTCTATGGCGCTATTCGCGGCACCCCAATTACTTTTTTGAATGGCTGCACTGGTTCGCCTATCCGCTATTGGGCGCCGCTTCCGCCTGGAATCTCTGGTTATGGCTCGCGCCAGCGCTGATGTTTGTCTTCCTGTATTTCATTACCGGCATTCCGTTCACCGAACGACAGGCGTTGCGTTCACGAGGAGAGGATTACCGGGATTATCAACGCCGCACCCCTATGTTTATTCCCTGGAGGCCCAAGTCATGA